Proteins co-encoded in one Tautonia rosea genomic window:
- a CDS encoding glycosyltransferase produces MKVLALVDAPDHVCCRYRVRAFAEALAAAGWSLTLEGLARGALARPRQLLKARQFDAVILQRKLLNPWEMALLRRSSRRLIFDLDDAVFWRDSYHPKGVRSPARERRFASLVRQADVVLAGNDFLVGRALLAGAAPEAVRRLPTCIDPGRCPTRSHAEGSPVRLVWIGSSSTLRGLEQQRDLWDRIGRAVPGVILRVICDRAPEFGALPVEFVPWSDANEGQALAECDIGLAWLPDDLWSRGKCGLKVLQYLAAGLPVVANPIGVHPEMIAQDHSGILAVTEDDWLEAVARLAGDWNLRRRMGAAARATVEKSYAVDRWTSTFVNAMTGSLGGMPTRPHFDAIGVGRSLPSGRVEGTGR; encoded by the coding sequence ATGAAGGTCCTCGCCCTGGTCGACGCTCCCGACCACGTCTGCTGTCGATACCGAGTCCGAGCCTTTGCGGAGGCCCTGGCAGCGGCCGGATGGTCGTTAACCCTCGAAGGTCTTGCCCGAGGGGCCCTTGCCCGGCCCCGCCAATTGCTCAAGGCACGGCAGTTCGATGCCGTGATCTTGCAACGCAAACTCCTGAACCCCTGGGAGATGGCGTTGCTGAGGCGATCGAGCCGTCGATTAATCTTCGACCTCGACGACGCGGTCTTCTGGCGCGATTCGTACCATCCGAAAGGGGTGCGCAGTCCGGCTCGCGAACGCCGCTTCGCCAGCCTGGTTCGTCAGGCCGATGTTGTGCTGGCCGGTAATGACTTCTTGGTCGGGCGGGCCTTGCTCGCCGGGGCGGCACCGGAAGCGGTGCGGCGCCTGCCGACCTGTATCGATCCGGGCCGTTGCCCAACGCGATCCCACGCGGAAGGATCGCCGGTCCGCCTGGTCTGGATCGGATCGTCGAGCACGCTGCGCGGGCTGGAGCAACAGCGAGACCTCTGGGACCGGATCGGCCGAGCAGTACCGGGAGTGATTCTGAGGGTCATCTGCGATCGCGCTCCCGAGTTCGGCGCCTTGCCGGTCGAGTTCGTTCCCTGGTCGGACGCAAACGAAGGCCAGGCGCTGGCCGAGTGCGACATCGGCCTCGCCTGGTTGCCCGATGACCTGTGGAGCCGGGGCAAGTGCGGCCTGAAGGTCTTGCAATACCTTGCAGCAGGGCTCCCCGTGGTAGCGAATCCGATCGGGGTTCATCCGGAAATGATCGCACAGGATCATTCGGGAATCCTGGCCGTCACTGAGGACGACTGGCTTGAAGCCGTTGCGAGGCTTGCCGGTGATTGGAATCTGCGAAGACGCATGGGAGCCGCTGCGCGAGCGACCGTCGAGAAATCCTACGCGGTGGATCGCTGGACCTCGACGTTCGTGAACGCGATGACGGGGTCGTTGGGAGGCATGCCGACACGACCGCATTTTGATGCGATCGGCGTCGGGCGCTCGCTCCCCTCGGGCCGGGTCGAGGGGACGGGACGATGA
- a CDS encoding hydroxypyruvate isomerase family protein has translation MSFNRRDFVAAGLAAGAALTAVPRVSTASQAQSTDVPHRDFRLKYAPHFGMFRNHAPGGVLDELKFMSDVGFRALEDNGMMRRPVEEQEAIAREMERLGMEMGVFVTTASFSDPIFTSGKDEHIEKVLADVRSAIEVAKRVNAKWTTIAPGIFDHRLPLDYQTANAIELLRRCCEICEASGLIMVLEPLNHFRDHPEMFLWQIPQAYMICRAVNHPSCKILFDLYHQQISEGNIIPNIDAAWTEVAYFQTGDNPGRKEPTTGEMNYTNIFKHIHSKGFDGILGMEHGNSRPGKEGELAVINAYIACDSF, from the coding sequence ATGTCGTTCAATCGCCGTGATTTCGTTGCTGCTGGGCTGGCCGCCGGCGCTGCCCTGACCGCGGTCCCTCGTGTCTCGACTGCCTCGCAAGCTCAATCCACCGACGTTCCCCATCGCGACTTCCGTCTGAAGTACGCACCGCACTTCGGCATGTTCCGCAACCATGCTCCCGGCGGAGTGCTCGATGAGCTAAAATTCATGTCCGACGTCGGGTTTCGTGCCCTCGAAGACAACGGCATGATGCGCCGTCCGGTCGAGGAGCAAGAGGCGATTGCCCGCGAAATGGAGCGTCTTGGCATGGAGATGGGGGTGTTCGTCACCACCGCCAGCTTCTCCGACCCCATCTTCACCTCCGGCAAGGACGAGCACATCGAGAAGGTCCTTGCCGACGTCCGCAGCGCGATCGAGGTCGCCAAGCGCGTGAACGCGAAGTGGACGACCATCGCCCCCGGCATCTTCGACCACCGTCTCCCGCTCGACTACCAGACCGCCAACGCCATCGAGCTCCTTCGTCGCTGCTGCGAGATTTGCGAAGCCAGCGGCCTGATCATGGTGCTCGAACCCCTGAACCACTTCCGCGACCATCCCGAGATGTTCCTCTGGCAGATCCCCCAGGCCTACATGATCTGCCGGGCCGTCAATCACCCCTCGTGCAAGATCCTGTTCGACCTGTATCATCAACAGATCAGCGAGGGGAACATCATCCCCAACATCGACGCCGCCTGGACCGAGGTCGCCTACTTCCAGACCGGCGATAATCCCGGGCGCAAGGAGCCGACCACCGGCGAGATGAACTACACCAACATCTTCAAGCACATCCATTCCAAGGGGTTCGACGGCATCCTCGGCATGGAACACGGCAACTCCCGCCCTGGAAAGGAAGGCGAGCTGGCCGTGATCAACGCCTACATCGCATGTGACTCCTTCTAA
- a CDS encoding YkgJ family cysteine cluster protein — translation MPRRRPEPARHDRPIPRRLRPSPTLPPPDPWSLEVLVKEIEGRVKSIAVEHSDEPMTQWLYPVLDAWVRDRDDAWRQEREAQGLSILQEPACQLGCDHCCYQHVAVTDLEAEILSRHVRLHFDPAKYVVLRDRVRRDAEQYQQLAAEAPTLDTYRAALSRIRRPCPMLDETSSRCLAYEARPVNCRRENSVDVEVCRRYRLDPDATESSLRLIRYDLLWGAVHVLLARWAANDEALDSASDTIEPLAVALARHFK, via the coding sequence TTGCCCCGCCGTCGACCCGAACCCGCACGACACGATCGCCCCATCCCCCGACGCCTTCGGCCGTCTCCAACCCTCCCACCGCCCGACCCCTGGTCACTTGAGGTTCTGGTCAAGGAAATTGAAGGCCGGGTGAAGTCGATCGCCGTGGAGCACTCGGACGAGCCCATGACCCAATGGCTCTACCCGGTCCTCGATGCCTGGGTCCGCGATCGGGACGACGCCTGGCGTCAGGAGCGGGAGGCCCAGGGGCTTTCGATTCTCCAGGAACCGGCCTGTCAGCTCGGATGCGACCACTGCTGTTATCAGCACGTCGCCGTGACCGACCTCGAAGCCGAGATCCTCTCACGGCACGTCCGCCTCCACTTCGATCCGGCGAAGTACGTTGTCCTTCGAGATCGGGTACGACGTGATGCGGAGCAGTACCAGCAACTCGCCGCAGAAGCCCCGACTCTCGACACCTACCGCGCCGCCCTTTCCCGGATCCGACGACCCTGCCCGATGCTCGACGAGACCTCCAGCCGATGCCTCGCCTACGAGGCCCGCCCCGTCAACTGCCGTCGAGAGAACTCGGTCGATGTCGAGGTTTGCCGCCGCTACCGACTCGACCCTGATGCCACCGAATCCTCTCTCCGACTCATCCGCTACGACCTGCTCTGGGGAGCCGTCCACGTGCTTCTCGCTCGATGGGCCGCCAATGACGAGGCGCTCGACTCCGCCTCCGACACCATCGAGCCCCTTGCCGTCGCCCTCGCTCGCCATTTCAAGTGA